The Dioscorea cayenensis subsp. rotundata cultivar TDr96_F1 chromosome 7, TDr96_F1_v2_PseudoChromosome.rev07_lg8_w22 25.fasta, whole genome shotgun sequence genome includes a region encoding these proteins:
- the LOC120264299 gene encoding transcription factor ILR3-like isoform X1, with protein MESCQNLGGGWLADYGLDDEVTSVDFIWPPSVTSAILEFDASHKVDNFSENNCTKKRTRVESCAAPGTKACREKMRRDRLNDRFAELCSILDPGKPPKADKVAILTDANRLLKQLRLEAQKLKESNEALQVSIKNLKAEKVELRDEKVRLKAEKERMEKLLRCMNIAPPPLHSFQHAVFSVPNKAIPYPTYKTPMGMWQWIPPAALDTSQDHVLRPPVA; from the exons ATGGAATCCTGCCAGAACTTGGGCGGGGGATGGCTTGCAGATTATGGCCTTGACGACGAGGTCACTTCAGTGGATTTCATCTGGCCTCCCTCCGTCACTAG TGCTATTCTTGAGTTTGATGCTTCACATAAAGTGGACAATTTCTCGGAGAATAATTGCACAAAGAAAAG GACAAGGGTGGAGTCTTGTGCTGCTCCTGGAACCAAAGCTTGTCGTGAGAAAATGCGCAGGGACAGACTCAATGATCG GTTTGCAGAGCTGTGCTCCATCTTGGACCCAGGGAAACCACCAAAGGCAGACAAAGTTGCCATTCTAACTGATGCAAATCGCCTTTTGAAACAGTTACGTCTTGAAGCTCAGAAGCTTAAAGAATCCAATGAAGCACTCCAAGTATCAATAAAGAATCTCAAG GCTGAGAAAGTGGAACTGAGGGATGAGAAGGTGAGGCTCAAGGCTGAAAAGGAAAGGATGGAGAAGTTACTGAGATGCATGAACATTGCACCACCTCCTCTTCATTCATTCCAACATGCAGTTTTCAGTGTCCCAAATAAGGCAATACCATATCCAACATATAAGACCCCCATGGGCATGTGGCAATGGATACCTCCGGCAGCTCTGGATACTTCTCAGGACCATGTCCTAAGGCCTCCAGTTGCCTAG
- the LOC120264299 gene encoding transcription factor ILR3-like isoform X2 yields the protein MESCQNLGGGWLADYGLDDEVTSVDFIWPPSVTRTRVESCAAPGTKACREKMRRDRLNDRFAELCSILDPGKPPKADKVAILTDANRLLKQLRLEAQKLKESNEALQVSIKNLKAEKVELRDEKVRLKAEKERMEKLLRCMNIAPPPLHSFQHAVFSVPNKAIPYPTYKTPMGMWQWIPPAALDTSQDHVLRPPVA from the exons ATGGAATCCTGCCAGAACTTGGGCGGGGGATGGCTTGCAGATTATGGCCTTGACGACGAGGTCACTTCAGTGGATTTCATCTGGCCTCCCTCCGTCACTAG GACAAGGGTGGAGTCTTGTGCTGCTCCTGGAACCAAAGCTTGTCGTGAGAAAATGCGCAGGGACAGACTCAATGATCG GTTTGCAGAGCTGTGCTCCATCTTGGACCCAGGGAAACCACCAAAGGCAGACAAAGTTGCCATTCTAACTGATGCAAATCGCCTTTTGAAACAGTTACGTCTTGAAGCTCAGAAGCTTAAAGAATCCAATGAAGCACTCCAAGTATCAATAAAGAATCTCAAG GCTGAGAAAGTGGAACTGAGGGATGAGAAGGTGAGGCTCAAGGCTGAAAAGGAAAGGATGGAGAAGTTACTGAGATGCATGAACATTGCACCACCTCCTCTTCATTCATTCCAACATGCAGTTTTCAGTGTCCCAAATAAGGCAATACCATATCCAACATATAAGACCCCCATGGGCATGTGGCAATGGATACCTCCGGCAGCTCTGGATACTTCTCAGGACCATGTCCTAAGGCCTCCAGTTGCCTAG